A genomic stretch from Ureibacillus composti includes:
- a CDS encoding glycine C-acetyltransferase, with the protein MSKILDTFLNENLQALHDQGLYNEIETLEGANGPIIQVNGKELINLSSNNYLGLATNEELKRVAKEAIDKYGVGSGAVRTINGTLDLHVKLEEKLAEFKGTEAAISYQSGFNCNMAAISAVMDKNDAILSDQLNHASIIDGCRLSKAKIIAYNHSDMDDLRAKAKEAKESGLYNKVMVITDGVFSMDGDIAKLPEIVQIAKEFDLITYVDDAHGSGVTGKGKGTVKHFGLEKEVDFQIGTLSKAIGVVGGYVAGKKNLIDWLKVRSRPFLFSTAKTPADVAAIITALQMIMDSTELHDRLWENGNYLKAGLKKLGFNIGNSETPITPCIIGDEKLTQTFSKRLVEEGVYAKSIVFPTVPKGTGRVRNMPIAAHTKEMLDEALAIYEKVGRELGVIE; encoded by the coding sequence ATGTCTAAAATTTTAGATACATTTCTTAACGAAAACTTACAAGCACTTCATGATCAAGGACTTTACAATGAAATCGAGACATTAGAGGGCGCAAACGGACCAATCATCCAAGTGAATGGGAAAGAACTTATTAACTTATCTTCAAATAACTATTTAGGGCTCGCTACAAATGAAGAGTTAAAACGAGTAGCAAAAGAAGCAATCGACAAGTATGGAGTTGGATCCGGGGCAGTTCGTACAATTAACGGTACACTTGACCTCCACGTAAAATTAGAAGAAAAGCTAGCGGAGTTCAAAGGAACGGAAGCAGCGATTTCGTATCAATCTGGCTTCAACTGTAACATGGCCGCGATTTCAGCAGTAATGGATAAAAATGATGCGATCCTTTCTGATCAGTTAAATCATGCCTCTATTATTGATGGATGCCGTTTATCTAAAGCAAAAATTATTGCGTATAATCACTCAGATATGGACGACCTTCGTGCAAAAGCAAAAGAAGCGAAGGAATCTGGTTTATACAATAAAGTCATGGTTATCACTGATGGGGTATTCTCAATGGATGGGGATATTGCAAAACTTCCTGAAATCGTACAAATTGCCAAAGAATTTGACTTGATTACGTATGTGGATGATGCTCATGGCTCAGGTGTTACGGGAAAAGGAAAAGGGACAGTTAAGCATTTTGGCCTTGAAAAAGAGGTCGACTTCCAAATCGGGACACTTTCAAAAGCAATTGGGGTAGTTGGTGGTTACGTGGCAGGGAAGAAAAACTTAATCGACTGGTTAAAAGTTCGTTCACGTCCTTTCTTATTCTCAACTGCTAAAACACCAGCCGATGTTGCTGCCATCATCACGGCATTACAAATGATTATGGATTCAACCGAATTACACGATCGATTATGGGAAAACGGAAACTATTTAAAAGCAGGCCTTAAAAAGCTTGGATTTAATATCGGTAATTCTGAAACACCGATTACTCCATGTATTATTGGCGATGAAAAATTAACACAAACCTTCTCGAAACGACTTGTGGAAGAGGGCGTCTATGCAAAATCAATCGTCTTCCCAACAGTACCAAAAGGAACTGGCCGTGTTCGCAATATGCCAATCGCTGCACATACAAAAGAAATGTTAGACGAAGCACTTGCGATTTATGAAAAAGTAGGTCGTGAATTAGGCGTTATAGAGTAG
- a CDS encoding nucleotide kinase, translating to MSATITKYFGHAMTGQGMKNVYQDLLNESSTVYFFKGPQGFKLSSLLQEIGDKHLEKGFDVEFYYDPLFENTVEAIFVRSKNTLYLGATKPSIEPTLLGTRDQIISLYECFNKEYITANGEKISQLVKESEKWHNQCFGSLASALRIHDDWEVETQRHMDWKGLNAQIGTFLNDLFGAMELNKEGTLTHRLLGTLTPNGARDTLQDITKNLERRVFIKGYPGTGKSSLMKKIAKDALTRGFDVQMVWCGLDSKSIDMVILPEIKFCIFDSTEPHVYFPDESRKGDEIFDIAKHCKLTAVEEKNIMEIVSQYRKSMNNAIEYAGRYASAIKELRELVDDAIVENEWEVRTASLLNEI from the coding sequence TTGAGTGCAACAATAACAAAGTACTTTGGGCATGCAATGACTGGTCAAGGAATGAAAAATGTTTATCAAGACTTATTAAATGAATCATCAACAGTGTATTTTTTTAAAGGTCCACAAGGGTTTAAACTATCCTCGTTATTACAAGAAATTGGTGATAAGCATTTAGAAAAAGGTTTTGATGTGGAATTTTATTATGACCCTCTTTTTGAAAACACAGTAGAAGCAATCTTCGTTAGATCTAAAAACACGTTATATTTAGGTGCAACAAAACCTTCAATTGAGCCCACTCTACTCGGCACACGAGACCAAATCATCTCCCTTTATGAATGCTTCAATAAAGAATATATTACTGCAAATGGTGAAAAGATTTCACAACTCGTGAAAGAATCTGAGAAATGGCATAATCAATGCTTTGGATCCCTTGCTTCAGCGCTACGAATTCATGATGATTGGGAAGTAGAAACTCAAAGACATATGGACTGGAAAGGTCTAAATGCACAAATTGGGACGTTCTTAAATGACTTGTTTGGTGCGATGGAATTAAACAAAGAAGGAACACTAACTCATCGCCTTCTAGGTACTTTAACACCAAATGGGGCTCGAGATACCCTACAAGACATTACGAAAAATTTAGAGCGTCGGGTTTTCATTAAGGGCTACCCTGGTACGGGGAAATCTTCATTGATGAAAAAAATTGCAAAAGATGCGTTAACTCGTGGGTTTGACGTACAAATGGTATGGTGTGGACTTGATTCAAAATCAATCGATATGGTCATCTTACCAGAAATTAAATTCTGTATTTTTGACAGTACTGAGCCCCACGTATACTTCCCAGATGAATCCCGAAAAGGGGATGAAATCTTTGATATCGCTAAACATTGTAAATTAACTGCCGTGGAAGAGAAAAATATAATGGAGATCGTCAGCCAATATCGTAAATCCATGAACAATGCAATTGAATATGCAGGCCGCTACGCAAGCGCTATTAAGGAGCTTCGCGAGCTTGTGGATGATGCGATTGTGGAAAACGAGTGGGAAGTCCGCACTGCCTCTTTATTGAATGAAATCTAG
- a CDS encoding Gfo/Idh/MocA family oxidoreductase has product MLNIVVIGTGSIALSRHIPSVVESENAHLYGVYNRTIEKAKTIAEQYHCKLYESLQEIYEDEHVDAVIICTPPDSHCEITVAALEHQKHVLVEKPMSETAEEAALMVETAKKTGYKLMISHNQRLYRPHQKAKELIERGEIGDILTYRTLLGNPTRPKPGIEPEWKNAIGDVGSHRIDLMRYILGEEITEVFGHLFNVFNPGETMDDNGIVILKHTNNITGTLITSRTSLGESDRMTIFYGTKGTITLYGESSAVAVDLGTKEKTVINYPDLLPQSVVEVTDIVERFITAVINDSELLVPAEDGYEVMLVLDAVRESSKTGRWVKVGER; this is encoded by the coding sequence ATGTTAAATATAGTTGTTATTGGTACAGGTAGTATTGCGCTATCTAGACATATTCCTAGTGTAGTTGAAAGCGAGAATGCTCATCTGTATGGAGTATATAATCGAACAATTGAGAAAGCAAAAACAATAGCCGAACAATATCATTGCAAGCTTTACGAATCCTTACAAGAGATTTACGAGGATGAACATGTAGATGCGGTAATAATCTGTACCCCACCAGATTCACATTGTGAAATTACAGTTGCAGCGCTAGAACATCAGAAGCATGTCCTTGTGGAAAAGCCAATGTCTGAAACGGCAGAAGAAGCTGCGCTCATGGTGGAGACAGCGAAAAAGACTGGATATAAATTAATGATTTCTCATAACCAACGACTATATCGCCCACATCAAAAGGCAAAGGAATTAATTGAACGCGGTGAAATTGGCGATATTTTAACTTATCGAACACTTTTAGGAAACCCTACACGACCAAAGCCAGGAATTGAGCCAGAATGGAAAAATGCAATTGGTGATGTAGGCTCCCATCGTATCGATTTAATGCGCTATATTCTTGGTGAAGAAATAACTGAGGTGTTCGGTCATTTGTTCAATGTGTTTAATCCTGGTGAAACGATGGACGATAACGGAATCGTAATCTTAAAACATACAAACAACATTACCGGAACGCTGATTACTAGTAGAACAAGCCTTGGTGAAAGTGATCGCATGACAATTTTCTATGGAACAAAAGGGACGATCACGTTATACGGTGAATCGAGTGCGGTTGCAGTTGACCTAGGTACGAAAGAAAAAACAGTCATTAACTACCCTGACTTACTTCCTCAAAGTGTAGTAGAAGTTACGGATATTGTAGAGCGTTTTATTACTGCTGTGATTAATGATAGCGAGCTCCTTGTTCCAGCAGAAGATGGTTATGAAGTCATGCTTGTCCTCGATGCCGTAAGAGAGTCTAGCAAAACAGGTAGATGGGTAAAAGTTGGAGAAAGATAA
- a CDS encoding methionine ABC transporter ATP-binding protein, with protein sequence MLEFQNISKIYQSKNKQVVGVDNVSLTIHKGDIFGIVGYSGAGKSSLLRCVNLLERPTSGKVLIDGVDLTKLSSSKLRTARLKIGMIFQHFYLISQKTVGENVAFALRAAKTPKDKIESRVNELLEMVGLTDKKDVYPGQLSGGQKQRVGIARALANNPSILLCDEATSALDPKTTLSILRLLKKINKQLGITIVLITHEMDVVKEICNRMAIMQDGRVIEEGEVYDIFAQPKEPLTQEFINSVVSFDIPSEILKDVNGQIIKILFKGEVAGEGVISDTMQRFDVKGNFLHGTIEYIQERPLGIFIMELQGEQTAVKEAIGYMEQRGAIVEVVESV encoded by the coding sequence ATGCTTGAATTTCAAAATATTTCAAAAATCTATCAATCTAAAAATAAACAGGTAGTCGGTGTTGATAACGTATCTCTAACTATACATAAAGGTGACATTTTTGGGATTGTTGGATATTCCGGAGCAGGGAAAAGTTCTTTACTTCGTTGTGTTAACTTACTTGAAAGACCAACAAGTGGGAAAGTACTCATTGATGGAGTTGACTTAACCAAACTTTCTAGTAGTAAACTACGAACTGCTCGATTAAAAATCGGGATGATCTTCCAGCATTTTTATCTTATTAGTCAAAAAACAGTAGGGGAAAATGTTGCATTTGCGTTGCGCGCGGCAAAGACGCCAAAAGATAAAATCGAATCACGTGTCAATGAACTGCTTGAAATGGTTGGCTTGACTGATAAAAAAGACGTGTATCCTGGCCAACTTAGTGGTGGTCAAAAACAACGTGTTGGGATTGCAAGAGCACTCGCAAATAACCCATCGATCTTACTTTGTGATGAAGCAACATCTGCACTTGACCCAAAAACGACACTTTCCATTTTGCGGTTGTTGAAAAAGATTAACAAACAACTTGGAATTACGATTGTTTTGATCACACACGAAATGGATGTTGTGAAAGAAATTTGTAATCGAATGGCCATTATGCAAGATGGCCGTGTCATTGAAGAAGGCGAAGTTTATGACATATTCGCACAACCAAAAGAACCTTTAACACAAGAATTTATCAATAGTGTGGTTTCTTTTGACATCCCTTCTGAAATTTTAAAGGATGTAAATGGGCAAATTATTAAAATTCTATTTAAAGGCGAAGTGGCAGGAGAAGGCGTCATCTCTGACACGATGCAACGTTTTGACGTTAAAGGGAACTTCTTACACGGAACGATTGAGTATATTCAAGAGCGACCACTTGGTATTTTCATTATGGAATTACAAGGTGAACAAACTGCAGTGAAAGAAGCAATCGGCTACATGGAACAACGTGGCGCAATCGTGGAGGTGGTAGAAAGTGTTTGA
- a CDS encoding methionine ABC transporter permease, whose amino-acid sequence MLPDIWKAFKETLTMIGIALSISLVIGLPLGILLFVTDKGLFWENRLIKNIFGFVVNLVRSIPFIILLVALFPLTKLIVGSTIGPVAASVSLSVAAIPYFARLVESSLREIDKGVIEATIAVGATPWMLIKDVLIPEARTSIIRGVTLTVISLVAYSAMAGVVGGGGIGDLAIRFGYYRYDNTIMVSTVAILIILVQLIQLAGEQFAKSIDKR is encoded by the coding sequence ATGCTACCAGATATTTGGAAGGCATTTAAAGAAACGTTAACTATGATTGGGATTGCACTTTCAATCTCACTTGTGATCGGTTTACCATTAGGTATTTTGCTATTTGTAACAGATAAAGGATTGTTTTGGGAAAACCGACTAATTAAAAATATTTTCGGGTTTGTTGTAAATTTAGTTCGCTCCATTCCTTTCATTATTTTATTAGTTGCATTATTCCCACTAACGAAATTAATTGTAGGTTCAACAATTGGTCCTGTTGCAGCGAGTGTATCACTATCTGTAGCAGCAATTCCGTACTTTGCTCGTCTAGTTGAGTCTTCGTTACGTGAAATTGATAAAGGTGTAATAGAAGCAACGATTGCAGTTGGTGCTACACCTTGGATGCTGATTAAAGATGTTCTTATCCCAGAAGCAAGAACGAGTATTATTCGAGGGGTCACACTAACGGTTATTAGTTTAGTCGCTTACTCTGCTATGGCAGGGGTAGTAGGTGGCGGAGGAATTGGGGATTTAGCAATTCGCTTTGGCTATTATCGTTATGACAATACAATTATGGTTTCAACTGTCGCTATTTTAATAATTCTTGTTCAATTAATTCAATTGGCTGGCGAACAGTTCGCAAAATCAATCGACAAACGTTAA
- a CDS encoding MetQ/NlpA family ABC transporter substrate-binding protein produces the protein MKKYLLAFLTLALAVVLAACGGSEKETSTSNDEGSAPEAKKEIKLGATAGPYSDMLTKAIIPQLEEKGYTVELVEFGDYIQPNIALDNGYIDANLFQHTIYLETFEQQNNMDLEPLIIVPTAPMGFFSEKFTSVEEIADGATIALPNDPSNAARALSSLQEQGLIELDPEIDQLTASEKDVVKNDKNLVFQPVEAASLPRQIESVDIAAVPGNFALAAGLDLMDAMFLENMPDQYRNTVAVKAENKDSQLSKDLKEIVESAKFEEVIDAEFEGFGKPEWMVNR, from the coding sequence ATGAAGAAGTATTTATTAGCATTTCTTACACTTGCATTAGCTGTAGTATTAGCTGCATGTGGCGGTAGTGAAAAAGAGACGTCGACTTCAAATGATGAAGGAAGCGCTCCAGAAGCAAAAAAAGAAATTAAATTAGGGGCTACAGCTGGTCCTTACAGTGATATGTTAACAAAAGCAATCATTCCTCAGTTAGAGGAAAAAGGTTATACAGTTGAATTAGTTGAATTTGGTGATTACATTCAACCAAACATCGCATTAGACAATGGTTACATTGATGCGAATCTTTTCCAACATACAATTTACTTAGAAACATTTGAACAACAAAATAACATGGACTTAGAACCATTAATCATCGTGCCTACTGCTCCAATGGGCTTCTTCTCTGAGAAGTTTACTTCTGTTGAAGAAATTGCTGACGGCGCAACAATTGCACTTCCGAATGACCCATCAAATGCAGCACGTGCACTTTCATCTTTACAAGAACAAGGTTTAATTGAATTAGATCCTGAAATCGATCAATTAACTGCATCTGAAAAAGATGTTGTGAAAAACGATAAAAACTTAGTGTTCCAACCTGTTGAAGCAGCATCATTGCCACGTCAAATTGAAAGTGTTGATATCGCGGCAGTTCCTGGAAACTTTGCTTTAGCAGCTGGTTTAGATTTAATGGATGCAATGTTCTTAGAAAACATGCCTGATCAATACCGTAATACTGTTGCGGTAAAAGCAGAAAATAAAGATAGCCAACTTTCAAAAGATCTTAAAGAAATCGTTGAATCTGCAAAGTTTGAAGAAGTAATCGATGCAGAATTCGAAGGTTTCGGTAAACCAGAATGGATGGTAAACCGTTAA
- a CDS encoding pyridoxal phosphate-dependent aminotransferase — protein MNFSNKLQKLPTQFFAALVNKVNAAIAEGRDVINLGQGNPDRPTPAHIIRALQQSSEDPQTHKYSPFQGIQEFKEAAADFYKREYNVDIDPNTEVAIIGGSKIGLVELPMAILNPGDHMLLPDPGYPDYLSGVVLGDVNFDTMPLLEENNFLPVYENLSDEVKERVKLMYLNYPNNPTGGTANLEFFNDTVQFAKENEVAVVHDFAYGAFGFDGDKPVSFLQAEGAKEVGIELYTLSKTYNMAGWRVGFAVGNKDMIAAINLIQDHLFCSIFPAVQHAAIEALNGDQTCVDEQGAIYEGRRNVLVEEAKRIGWNILAPKGSFFAWLNVPDGYTSQEFADLLLDQADVAVAAGNGFGEYGEGYIRVGLLVSEERLREAVQRIEKLGIFKSASTVNK, from the coding sequence ATGAACTTTTCAAATAAGCTACAGAAACTCCCTACACAATTTTTTGCAGCACTTGTTAACAAAGTCAATGCTGCCATTGCCGAGGGACGCGATGTTATTAACTTAGGACAAGGAAATCCAGATCGTCCAACCCCAGCCCATATTATTAGAGCACTTCAGCAATCTTCAGAGGATCCACAAACACATAAGTATTCCCCATTCCAGGGCATACAAGAGTTCAAAGAAGCAGCTGCCGACTTTTACAAACGTGAATACAACGTGGATATTGACCCAAATACAGAGGTAGCGATTATCGGTGGTTCGAAAATCGGCTTAGTGGAGCTTCCCATGGCAATTTTAAATCCTGGAGACCATATGCTACTTCCCGACCCAGGCTATCCTGATTATTTATCTGGTGTTGTTTTAGGTGATGTAAACTTTGATACGATGCCACTTCTTGAAGAAAATAACTTCTTACCAGTTTACGAGAATTTATCAGATGAAGTGAAGGAACGCGTAAAGTTAATGTATTTGAACTATCCGAACAATCCAACTGGCGGTACAGCAAACTTAGAGTTTTTCAACGACACAGTACAGTTTGCTAAAGAAAATGAAGTTGCCGTTGTACATGACTTTGCTTATGGCGCCTTTGGATTTGACGGTGACAAGCCAGTGAGCTTCCTACAAGCTGAAGGAGCGAAGGAAGTCGGGATTGAGCTTTACACATTATCTAAAACATACAATATGGCAGGTTGGCGTGTAGGCTTTGCTGTAGGAAATAAAGACATGATCGCAGCCATTAACTTAATTCAGGATCATCTCTTCTGCAGTATCTTCCCTGCTGTTCAACATGCAGCTATTGAGGCACTAAATGGGGATCAAACATGTGTAGATGAACAAGGTGCTATCTATGAAGGCAGACGAAACGTCCTTGTAGAAGAAGCAAAACGTATTGGTTGGAACATCTTAGCCCCAAAAGGTTCATTCTTTGCATGGCTAAACGTTCCTGACGGCTACACAAGCCAAGAGTTCGCCGATTTATTATTAGATCAGGCAGATGTAGCTGTAGCAGCTGGTAACGGCTTTGGTGAATATGGTGAAGGCTATATCCGAGTAGGTTTATTAGTAAGTGAAGAGCGACTAAGAGAAGCGGTACAACGCATTGAGAAGCTTGGAATATTTAAATCTGCTTCAACTGTGAATAAATAA
- a CDS encoding carbon-nitrogen family hydrolase produces the protein MKIGCIQLNVGFGKVEENYERAESFIREAASRGAELIVLPEMWNTGYALEKLGELADENGERTKAFLKNLARELNIHIVGGSVATKQGDKFFNTMYTYNREGELVGEYSKAHLFRLMNEDQYLEAGDGMNRFALGDIEAGGVICYDIRFPEWLRAHALDGAKVLFVPAQWPTPRIDHWKTLLQARAIENQCFVIAVNRISRKVENFNGQSMIIEPWGEVLWTGAEDEELAIIDVDFSVVDEVRGRIPVYDDRRPNLYASVVKE, from the coding sequence ATGAAAATCGGATGTATTCAATTAAATGTAGGTTTCGGAAAAGTAGAGGAAAACTATGAACGTGCTGAGAGTTTTATCCGCGAAGCTGCAAGTCGTGGGGCAGAACTTATTGTACTTCCGGAAATGTGGAATACAGGTTACGCACTTGAAAAATTAGGTGAATTAGCAGATGAAAACGGAGAACGTACGAAAGCATTTTTAAAGAATTTAGCACGTGAATTAAACATACATATCGTCGGTGGATCGGTTGCTACAAAACAAGGCGATAAATTCTTTAACACGATGTACACATATAATCGTGAAGGTGAGCTTGTCGGAGAATATAGTAAAGCGCATTTATTCCGTTTAATGAATGAGGACCAATATCTCGAGGCAGGCGATGGAATGAATCGTTTTGCATTAGGTGATATTGAAGCGGGTGGAGTGATTTGCTACGACATTCGTTTCCCAGAATGGCTTCGTGCACACGCATTAGATGGTGCCAAAGTTTTATTTGTTCCCGCACAATGGCCAACACCACGGATTGATCATTGGAAAACTTTATTACAAGCACGTGCGATTGAAAATCAATGTTTTGTTATCGCAGTTAACCGAATTTCCCGCAAAGTCGAAAACTTCAATGGCCAATCAATGATTATTGAACCTTGGGGCGAAGTGCTATGGACAGGGGCAGAAGACGAAGAACTTGCGATTATTGATGTAGACTTCTCGGTAGTGGATGAAGTGCGCGGTCGTATTCCTGTGTATGATGATCGCCGTCCAAACCTTTACGCTAGCGTTGTAAAGGAATAG
- a CDS encoding UV damage repair protein UvrX — MYEDAPNRPIICIDMRCFYASCMAMLENLDPLQVPIAVVGNFQNKGSIVLAASPPMKKQFGIKTGSRLFEIPKHPDIRLFEPKMEFFVKMSMEITNLINQFVPKEAIHVYSIDESFVDLSGTEKLWGPPEVTAKFIQESIYRQFQIPSAVGMGPNMLMAKLALDLEAKKDGFARWTYDDVPKKLWPIAPLSEMWGIGRRTERTLNNMGIFKVGDLAHADLKTLEERFGIMGNQLYHHAWGIDLSPLGAPLAQGQISFGKGQVLMRDYRSRSEVLAVLLEMCEDVARRAREAFQVGRTISFGLSYSRDAFGGGFLRSRTIDEPTNDTMTIYKVCKQLLDEHYAERPVRQLSLSISNLESERSMQLSLFDHKKWRRRKLGATMDSLRTKHGSTAILRAVSYTDAGTAVARAQLVGGHKK; from the coding sequence ATTTATGAAGATGCACCGAATCGGCCGATTATTTGTATTGATATGCGTTGCTTCTATGCAAGCTGTATGGCAATGCTAGAAAATCTAGACCCGCTGCAAGTGCCAATAGCCGTGGTTGGTAACTTTCAAAACAAGGGGAGTATCGTGCTTGCTGCATCGCCGCCGATGAAAAAACAATTTGGTATTAAAACCGGCTCGCGACTATTTGAAATTCCAAAACACCCCGATATTAGGCTTTTTGAACCGAAAATGGAGTTTTTCGTTAAAATGTCGATGGAGATTACGAATTTAATTAATCAGTTTGTCCCAAAAGAAGCGATTCATGTCTATAGCATTGATGAAAGCTTTGTTGATTTATCAGGCACCGAAAAACTTTGGGGACCGCCTGAAGTAACAGCAAAATTCATTCAAGAAAGTATTTATCGTCAATTTCAAATTCCAAGTGCAGTCGGGATGGGACCGAATATGCTCATGGCAAAGCTGGCTCTTGATTTAGAGGCGAAAAAAGATGGATTTGCTAGATGGACGTATGATGATGTCCCCAAAAAATTATGGCCCATTGCACCACTATCAGAAATGTGGGGAATTGGCCGTCGCACAGAACGTACATTGAACAATATGGGGATTTTTAAAGTAGGGGACCTTGCACATGCCGATTTAAAAACATTAGAAGAGCGTTTCGGTATTATGGGCAATCAGCTATATCACCATGCATGGGGGATTGATTTATCGCCTCTTGGTGCGCCACTTGCGCAAGGACAGATTAGTTTTGGAAAAGGGCAAGTATTAATGCGTGACTATCGAAGTCGTAGTGAAGTTCTCGCCGTTCTTCTTGAAATGTGTGAAGATGTGGCAAGAAGAGCCAGAGAAGCCTTTCAAGTTGGTCGAACGATTTCATTTGGTTTGAGCTATAGTCGAGACGCATTTGGCGGAGGTTTTCTTCGCTCTCGTACAATCGATGAGCCAACAAATGATACGATGACCATTTATAAAGTCTGTAAGCAATTGTTAGATGAGCATTATGCAGAAAGACCCGTCAGACAATTGTCGCTTAGTATTTCAAACTTAGAGTCAGAACGCTCCATGCAGCTAAGTTTATTTGATCATAAAAAATGGAGACGACGAAAACTTGGTGCCACAATGGATTCCCTGCGCACTAAACATGGGTCAACAGCCATTTTGCGTGCCGTCTCCTATACAGATGCTGGTACAGCAGTTGCGCGGGCTCAATTAGTAGGCGGTCATAAGAAATAA
- a CDS encoding YolD-like family protein, whose translation MIRDRGNIKWNAMMLPEHVKMLREWHAQDDYVQKPELDEWALQELSDQLQIAYENKLEVELSVWEEKHLFKATGVIAKINGYNSTLYFEDGRKFNLYTIYGVAFTI comes from the coding sequence ATGATTCGAGACCGTGGAAATATTAAATGGAATGCCATGATGCTTCCTGAACATGTCAAAATGCTACGTGAATGGCACGCACAGGATGATTATGTACAAAAACCAGAACTTGATGAATGGGCATTACAAGAGCTTAGTGACCAATTACAAATTGCTTATGAAAATAAACTAGAAGTGGAACTCAGCGTTTGGGAAGAAAAACATCTTTTTAAAGCAACAGGAGTTATTGCAAAGATAAATGGTTACAATTCAACACTCTATTTTGAAGATGGACGAAAATTTAATTTATATACAATTTATGGTGTGGCTTTTACAATCTAA
- a CDS encoding LysR family transcriptional regulator: protein MNLNDCQLLIDLYKTKNITHTANNLYISQPALTYRIKQLEKKYKIELIVRGSKGIDFTEEGRILYEHAVQILHNERLLVDQLANLAKDTQGTISIGASGLFSLYHLPKILNEFKELYPNIYIQLKTGWSSEIKEALNAEDIHLAIIRGNYSLNAKKYTLCNEELFVVSKTPFKKEDIPTLPFITYKTDLSLSHLIDKWWRANFQLPIRPSIETDQAATCKEMVKYNLGIAVLPGISIEGEDLYKISLNEFGESIYYRETSLYYNPYVENLRHVNLFLEFLKKHYNA, encoded by the coding sequence ATGAACTTAAATGATTGCCAATTGTTAATAGATTTGTATAAGACGAAAAATATTACTCATACAGCTAATAATCTATACATATCACAACCCGCGCTTACCTATCGTATTAAACAACTAGAAAAAAAATATAAAATAGAATTAATAGTAAGAGGATCAAAAGGGATTGATTTTACGGAGGAAGGTCGAATTCTATATGAACATGCCGTACAAATATTACATAACGAAAGGTTACTAGTTGATCAATTAGCGAACCTAGCTAAAGATACACAAGGAACTATTTCAATTGGTGCTTCAGGTTTGTTCTCGTTATATCACCTCCCAAAAATCTTGAATGAATTTAAAGAACTTTACCCTAATATTTATATACAACTCAAAACGGGATGGAGTAGTGAAATTAAAGAAGCACTTAACGCGGAGGATATTCACTTAGCAATTATTCGTGGAAATTATTCTTTAAATGCAAAAAAATATACACTTTGTAATGAAGAATTATTTGTCGTATCGAAAACTCCGTTTAAAAAAGAGGATATCCCCACCTTACCATTTATCACTTATAAAACCGATCTTTCATTAAGTCATCTGATTGATAAATGGTGGCGCGCTAATTTCCAACTACCTATACGTCCAAGCATTGAAACAGATCAGGCTGCTACTTGTAAAGAGATGGTGAAATATAATCTTGGTATTGCAGTGCTACCCGGTATCAGCATAGAAGGAGAAGACTTATATAAAATTTCCTTGAATGAATTCGGAGAATCTATCTATTATCGCGAGACAAGTTTATACTATAATCCTTATGTTGAAAATTTACGGCATGTTAATTTATTTTTAGAGTTTTTAAAGAAACATTATAATGCTTAA